The DNA sequence CTACAGCGTGACCATCACCACGCCACAGAACTGCACCGCGACCTACACCGCGCAAGTGACGCTCGCGCCGGCCATCACGGTGGACCTCGGCCCCGATGTGAGCATCTGCCCCGGCCAGACCGAAACGCTTGACGCTGGCAATCCCGGCGCGCAGTTCGTTTGGAGCAATGGCCAGGACACACCCACCATCGAAGTGGGCGCCGGAGGCACCTACAGCGTGACGGTGAGCAACGGCTTCTGTTCCGCCAGTGATGCGGTGCTGGTGACGCTGTTGAGTGGACCGGTGGACAACTTGAGCGATGTGGCCGTGTGCAACGACCAGAGCGTGACCCTCGATGCGGGGAACCCCGGCGCCGACTTCTTTTGGAACACCGGTGCCAGCACCCAGAGCATCGCCGCGCCAACGAGCGGGATGTACAGTGTGGGGATCACCCTGCCGAATGGTTGCACCGGAACCTTCAGTGCACAGGTGGACCTGGTGCCACCGCCGGCCTTGGAACTCGGCGCGGACACCGTGCTGTGCGCTGGGCAGATCCTGCAGTTGAACGCGTTCTCACCAGCTTCCACCTATCTGTGGAGCGATGGCAGCACGGCGCCCTCGCTGGCGGTGACGGCCAACGGCACCTACAGCGTGACGGTGAGCAACGGTTTCTGTACCGTGAGCGATGCCATCACGGCGATCTTCAACCCATCGCCCGTGCGCATGGCCGTGCGACAAGTGTTCACCTGCCTGGATGAGGAGCCCCACCACGCCGCGCTTGATGCCGGCAATCCCGGTTCGCGCTATGTGTGGAGCACGGGCGCCGAGTCGCAGGTGATCCTCGCCGGGGCCTACGGCTGGTACTTCGTGGACATCACCAACGTGTTCGACTGCGCGCTGCGCGACAGTGTGGTGGTGAGTGAGTACTGCCCCTCGGCGATCTATGTGCCCAACACCTTCACGCCGAATGGTGACGGCACCAACGACGTGTTCCTGCCCGTGGGCACCAACATCGCCACCATGGAACTGCTGGTCTTCGATCGGTGGGGCGCGGTGATCTTCGAGAGCAAGGACCCGAACCTCGGCTGGGACGGCACCTACCGCGGACAGGAGGTGAAGAACGACATCTACATGTGGCGCATGCGGTACCGCTTCTACGAGGATGCCAATGGTACGCTGGGCATGGAGCAGCAGCGCATGGGGCATATCCAGGTGTTGCGGTAGTTGTGGACGATCACGCTCTGATGCTGGAGTGGGTCTTCATGATCCAAGTGTGAGGGTGAAAGAGTGCGGGCGTGCAAGGGCCGTCTCTCACACGCTCTCACCCTCAAACCCCATCACCCTTACAACCCTTCTATCGTGGATCTGTCCGCGTCCAGATGCGCGGGGAACTTCGCGCGGAACTCCAGCAGCGATGCGGCGTCCAAGGTCACGGTGAGCAGACCCTCCTTGGAGGGTTCCAAGGTGCCGATCGCTTCGCCGCGCGGGTCCAGCGCCACCGAATCGCCGCTGTAGTGGATGCCCTTGCCGTCCATGCCCACGCGGTTCACGCCTGCCACGTAGGCGAGGTTCTCGATGGCGCGCGCGATCAGCAATTGCGACCAGGGCCTGCGCCGTGCCTCGGGCCAGTTGGCCACGTACAGCGCCAGGTCGTAGTCCTCGCGGTTGCGGCTGAAGACCGGGAAGCGCAGATCGTAGCACACCTGCAGCAGGATGCGCCAGCCGCCGTGCTCCACCACCACGCGTCGGATGCCCGGAGCGAAGTGGGCATGCTCCTCCGCCATGCGGAAGAGGTGCCGCTTGTCGTAATGCGCCACGGAGCCATCGGGCTTCACGAACAGACCACGATTGAAGTACCGGCCCCCGTCCTCCACGATGATGCTGCCGTAGACCGCCGCGCCGAGGGTCTTCGCCTGTTCGCGCAACCACTTGACGGTCGGGCCATCCATGGACTCGGCCAACCCTTCGCTGCGCATGCTGAAACCCGTGGTGAACATTTCCGGCAGCAGAACCAGGTCCGTGGTGTCCGCCAGTGCACGCAGCCGTTCGGCGAACATGCGGCGGTTCGCTTCGGCATCCTCCCAGTGGAGCATGCTCTGCACCAGTGTGACCCTCAGATCTTGCATAGCCTGTCGATGGCGGCATCCAAGGTAGCCTCCTGCTTGGCGAAGCAGAAACGTAACAGCCGTTGGTCCTTGGGCGGGTCGGCGTAGAAGGGCGAGAGCGGGATGGCCGCCACGCCATGTTCCCTGGCCAGCCATTCGCAGAACGCGCGATCGCCGAGCTCGCTGATGGCGCCGTAGTCCGCCACCTGGAAGTAGGAGCCTTCGCAGGGCAGCAACTGGAAGCGTGAGCCGCGCAGCCCTTCGGCGAACCGGTCGCGCTTGGCCTGATAGAAGGCGGGAAGTGAAGTGTATCGCGCCGGATCGGCCAGGTAATTCGTGAGCGCGTGCTGCATGGGGGTGTTCACGCTGAACACATTGAACTGGTGCACCTTGCGGAACAAGGCCATCAGCTCCTTGGGCGCCAGTACATAGCCGGTCTTCCAGCCGGTGGCGTGGAACACCTTGCCGAAGCTGAACACCACGAAGGCCCTTTCGCGCAGCGCCGGGTGGCCGATCACCGAAGCGTGCGGCTCGCCGTCGAAGACCAGATGCTCATACACCTCGTCGCTGATCAGCAGGATGTCCGTGCCGTGGAGCATGGCCGCGATGGCGTCCAGATCGGCGGCCCGCAGGATGGTGCCACCCGGATTGTGTGGCGTGTTGATCATCACCGCGCGGGTGCGTGGGGTGATCGCGGCGCGCAGGGCCCCGGCATCGAAGCGCATCCGGTCATCCAGGCGCACATGCACCGGGCTGCCGCCGAAGAGCCGCACGCTGGGCGCGTAGCAGTCGTAGGCCGGATCGATCACCACCACTTCATCGCCCGGGCGCACCACGGCGCCCAGCGCGGTGAAGAGCGCTTGTGTACCCCCGGCCGTGATGGTGATCTCCGTAGCCGGATCATAGGCATGGCCGTAAAGCGCTTCCACCTTGGCGGCGAGCGCCTCGCGCAGGCCGGGCAACCCGGGCATGGGCGCATACTGGTTGTGGCCCCCGCGCATGGCCTCCTGCACCAGCGACACCAGTTCGGGATCCACGGGAAAATCGGGAAATCCCTGGCTGAGATTGATGGCGCCGGTCTCCTGGGCCAATTGGCTCATCACGGCGAAGATGGTGGTGCCCACGTCGGGCAGTTTGTCGGCGGGCAGGCGCATGCGGCCAAGCTACACATGGGGCATTACGGGGCGTACTGGCACGCGGCTGTTCGGAGCCAACAGAGGAACAGCGATATCGTGTACCATGGGATCACCCCTGAATCGGGCACGCCATGCGCCAGTTCCAAGTGGATCCCAGTGGTTTGTGAGACGCGCAGGAACAGGAAATGAGCTGTGGAATACCACGTGAAGGCAGGCATCTGGTTTGGTCCGCACCTCGTTGTTATCCACCTTCATCTTCCACAATAAATTCAACCGCCATGCGACATACAACATCCAACATCCAACATCCAACCAGATCAGCCCATAGGCTGGCGGCCCTTGCCCTGATGAGCGCCGTGC is a window from the Flavobacteriales bacterium genome containing:
- a CDS encoding amidohydrolase yields the protein MQDLRVTLVQSMLHWEDAEANRRMFAERLRALADTTDLVLLPEMFTTGFSMRSEGLAESMDGPTVKWLREQAKTLGAAVYGSIIVEDGGRYFNRGLFVKPDGSVAHYDKRHLFRMAEEHAHFAPGIRRVVVEHGGWRILLQVCYDLRFPVFSRNREDYDLALYVANWPEARRRPWSQLLIARAIENLAYVAGVNRVGMDGKGIHYSGDSVALDPRGEAIGTLEPSKEGLLTVTLDAASLLEFRAKFPAHLDADRSTIEGL
- a CDS encoding pyridoxal phosphate-dependent aminotransferase; translation: MRLPADKLPDVGTTIFAVMSQLAQETGAINLSQGFPDFPVDPELVSLVQEAMRGGHNQYAPMPGLPGLREALAAKVEALYGHAYDPATEITITAGGTQALFTALGAVVRPGDEVVVIDPAYDCYAPSVRLFGGSPVHVRLDDRMRFDAGALRAAITPRTRAVMINTPHNPGGTILRAADLDAIAAMLHGTDILLISDEVYEHLVFDGEPHASVIGHPALRERAFVVFSFGKVFHATGWKTGYVLAPKELMALFRKVHQFNVFSVNTPMQHALTNYLADPARYTSLPAFYQAKRDRFAEGLRGSRFQLLPCEGSYFQVADYGAISELGDRAFCEWLAREHGVAAIPLSPFYADPPKDQRLLRFCFAKQEATLDAAIDRLCKI